Proteins found in one Calypte anna isolate BGI_N300 chromosome 10, bCalAnn1_v1.p, whole genome shotgun sequence genomic segment:
- the FOXB1 gene encoding forkhead box protein B1 gives MPRPGRNTYSDQKPPYSYISLTAMAIQSSPEKMLPLSEIYKFIMDRFPYYRENTQRWQNSLRHNLSFNDCFIKIPRRPDQPGKGSFWALHPSCGDMFENGSFLRRRKRFKVVKSDHLAPSKPGDAAQYLQQQAKLRLSALAATGTHLPQMSTYNLGVSQPSSFKHPFAIENIIAREYKMPGGLAFSTMQPMPAAYPLPNQLTTVGSSIGTGWPHMYSSGMIDTATPISMASSEYGAYGVPIKPLCHGGQTLPAIPVPIKPTPAAVPALPALPAPIPTILSNSPPSLSPTSSQTATSQSSPATPSETLTSPAPALHSVAVH, from the coding sequence ATGCCTCGCCCGGGCAGAAACACATACAGTGACCAAAAGCCTCCCTACTCCTACATCTCGCTGACCGCCATGGCGATCCAGAGCTCCCCGGAGAAGATGCTGCCCCTGAGCGAGATCTACAAGTTCATCATGGACCGCTTTCCCTATTACCGGGAGAACACGCAGCGCTGGCAGAACTCCCTCCGCCACAACCTCTCCTTCAACGATTGCTTCATCAAGATCCCGCGCCGCCCCGACCAGCCGGGCAAGGGCAGCTTTTGGGCGCTGCACCCCAGCTGCGGGGACATGTTCGAGAACGGCAGCTTCCTGCGCCGCCGCAAGCGCTTCAAGGTGGTCAAGTCGGACCACCTGGCCCCTAGCAAGCCGGGGGACGCGGCGCAGtacctgcagcagcaggcaaAGCTGCGGCTCAGCGCCCTGGCGGCCACCGGCACCCACCTGCCCCAGATGTCAACGTACAACCTCGGCGTGTCCCAGCCCTCTAGCTTCAAGCACCCCTTCGCCATCGAGAACATCATCGCCAGAGAGTACAAGATGCCCGGGGGCCTCGCCTTTTCTACGATGCAACCCATGCCGGCCGCCTACCCCCTCCCCAACCAGTTGACTACGGTGGGCAGCTCCATTGGTACGGGCTGGCCTCACATGTACAGCTCCGGTATGATCGACACCGCCACCCCCATCTCCATGGCCAGCAGCGAGTACGGCGCCTACGGCGTGCCTATAAAGCCACTCTGCCATGGGGGACAGACTTTACCGGCCATCCCCGTACCCATCAAGCCTACCCCCGCCGCGGTGCCGGCCCTGCCCGCGCTCCCCGCGCCCATCCCCACCATCCTCTCGAACTCGCCGCCCTCACTCAGCCCCACATCCTCGCAGACGGCCACCAGCCAAAGCAGCCCGGCCACCCCTAGCGAGACTCTCACCAGCCCGGCGCCCGCTCTGCACTCCGTGGCGGTGCACTGA